The Pirellulales bacterium genomic sequence GGCAGCAGACCCCGCACGGCTGGTGCGCGTGCATCTGGTGAAAATGCTGGCCGAAAGGGGCGATTGGAGTCAGGCTGCTCCCGATTTGTTTACGCTTGTGCGTGAGAAGCTGCGCGATGCTGATCCGTTCGTACGCAGGGCCGCGGCTGACGCGCTGGGCCGGCACCCGCGGACGGAAAATATTGAGCCCCTGCTGGCTGCCTGGGCCGCAGCGCCTTCTGATGACACACACCTGATTCATACCGCCAGGATGGCGCTCCGCGATCAACTAGTGAAACCGGGCACCTATGGCCAGATCGGCGGGACGCTGACAGGAAACGCGGATCGTGCGGCGCGGGTGGCGGATGTCAGTCTGGGAGTGCGCACCGCGGAATCGGCCGCCTATTTGTTGGCCTACGTAGAGACGCACGCCGTCGACGAGGGACGCCTAGCTGAATGTCTGCACGACGCAGCACGATATGCTGCCGACGACCAAATGGTTGATGTAATGCGCCGCGCGCAAGCCGTGGCGGCTGGTTCATACGCGCGGCAGCAGTCCGTACTGCTGGCGATTGCCCGGGCGGCACAAGAGCGCGGCCTGCCGATCCCGCCAGCCACCAGCGATTGGGCCGACCGTGTGACAACTCTGCTTTTGACCGATGCCCAACAACCGGCCGTACAACGCGGAATCGAGTTGGCGCGAGAGCTGCGGGTTGCGACGGCCTTTGATGCACTGGCGGCACTGGCCGGACGCGAGTCGCGGTTTGCCGATGTCCGCCCTGCGGCCATCGATGCCTGCACGGCCAACGACGTGCATCGCACCGTACCTGTACTGGCCAAGATCGTGGCCGAGGCGGCCGAAGCCATGCCGTTACGTCAGAAAGCGGCCGCCACGCTGGCAGCTGCGAACCTGCCAGAATCTCGCGCCGTACTGACGGACCAATTGCGCGCCGCGCCCGTGCAGTTGGCCATCGAGATCGCACGCGGCCTGGCGGGAAGCGCCGACGGGGGTGAGATTTTGTTGAGCGAAATCGGCGCGGGCCGCGCCACGCCACGACTGCTGAAAGACGCCACGGTCGAACAGAAGCTGAAGGCTGCGAAGATCCCGGATTTGGCCAACCGGTTGGCGCACCTGACCGCGGATTTGCCGCCGGCCGACGCCAGGCTGCAAGAATTAGTCGATGCGCGACGGGCAGGCTTTGCCAAAGCTCACTCCGCGCCCGCAACTGGGCGGCAAGTTTTTCTCAAGGTTTGCGCCGCCTGCCATCAATTGGGGGACCAGGGGGCCAAGATCGGTCCCGGCCTCGACGGCGTGGGTTTGCGCGGGGTCGACCGACTGTTGGAAGATACGCTCGACCCGAGCCGCAATGTCGATCAGGCCTTTCGTACGACGCTGATTGTCACCTCGGGGGGCAACGTCGTCAGTGGTTTGTTGCTCCGCGAAGAAGGTGAAATCCTGGTGCTGGCCGACGCGCAAGGCAAAGAGATTCGTCTGCCCACTGCCGAGGTGGAAGAAAGAACCGTGAGTCCGCTATCCCCCATGCCGGCCAACGTCGCTGATCTGATCCCAGAGCAAGACTACTACAACCTGCTCGGCTTTTTGCTGGAGCAAAAACAAAAGAGCCAGCAGCCAGGGTCGCCCGCCGCGGCGCCGAAAGAAGGATCGCCATGATTCC encodes the following:
- a CDS encoding HEAT repeat domain-containing protein; protein product: MSRSLCVITIGIWSLVSAAVHTTAADGLSDSPQLVAPTEAISPQEQQKKFHLPPGFSIQLVAAEPDIRKPMNLNFDVHGRLYATQSEEYPFPAKEGAPRRDVIKRFDDIGPDGRPARVVTLVDGLNIPIGLLPREDGLIYYSIPEIYRAVDPDHNDHYGPGKVMYSEFGFRDTHGMASSFTRWVDGWVYACHGFSNDSEIRGADRQPVKMNSGNTYRFRADGSHVEQYTHGQVNPFGLAFDPLGNLYSSDCHTKPLYMLLRGARYPSFGKPHDGLGYGPEMIDHLHGSTGIAGVVYYTADHFPAEYRETVFIGNPVTGRVNRDTLEPHGSTYKAIEQPDFISCDDGWFRPVDIKLGPDGALYVADFYNCIIGHYEVPLTHPRRDRSLGRIWRVVYTGSGAAPAAPLRPMADLTRQSGKQLVDLLDDPNLTVRVLASEQLSSQLDAPGVVEILRAVLTSTDTGEATAIRKANALWLVERALPGGLPVELVTRLAADPARLVRVHLVKMLAERGDWSQAAPDLFTLVREKLRDADPFVRRAAADALGRHPRTENIEPLLAAWAAAPSDDTHLIHTARMALRDQLVKPGTYGQIGGTLTGNADRAARVADVSLGVRTAESAAYLLAYVETHAVDEGRLAECLHDAARYAADDQMVDVMRRAQAVAAGSYARQQSVLLAIARAAQERGLPIPPATSDWADRVTTLLLTDAQQPAVQRGIELARELRVATAFDALAALAGRESRFADVRPAAIDACTANDVHRTVPVLAKIVAEAAEAMPLRQKAAATLAAANLPESRAVLTDQLRAAPVQLAIEIARGLAGSADGGEILLSEIGAGRATPRLLKDATVEQKLKAAKIPDLANRLAHLTADLPPADARLQELVDARRAGFAKAHSAPATGRQVFLKVCAACHQLGDQGAKIGPGLDGVGLRGVDRLLEDTLDPSRNVDQAFRTTLIVTSGGNVVSGLLLREEGEILVLADAQGKEIRLPTAEVEERTVSPLSPMPANVADLIPEQDYYNLLGFLLEQKQKSQQPGSPAAAPKEGSP